From one Melioribacteraceae bacterium genomic stretch:
- the raiA gene encoding ribosome-associated translation inhibitor RaiA translates to MNIQITSRKFTAKDSLNDFIKDEVQKLSRFNSDIMDANVVLSFLHNNNSIKSAEITLHVPGKVFKAEDTTEDFRKSISGAASKIERQLRKLKTKRLAKTR, encoded by the coding sequence TGAATATCCAAATTACTTCCCGCAAATTCACAGCAAAGGATTCGTTGAATGACTTCATAAAAGATGAAGTCCAAAAATTGTCAAGATTCAATTCTGATATAATGGATGCAAATGTAGTTCTAAGTTTTCTCCACAATAATAACAGTATTAAATCCGCGGAAATTACTCTCCATGTTCCCGGTAAAGTTTTCAAAGCAGAAGATACAACAGAAGATTTTAGAAAATCTATAAGCGGTGCAGCTTCAAAAATAGAACGCCAATTGAGAAAATTAAAAACAAAAAGATTAGCAAAAACCAGATGA
- the hprK gene encoding HPr(Ser) kinase/phosphatase — protein MITINKKNISRKENITVEFFCKHVEKQFKLKLLGDRVGMERLITDQNLHRPGLALAGFVDLFSFNRVQIFGNTEVRYLKQLDSDQRKFSLERIFQFEIPCLIFTNGNKPPEEVIELANKHKIAVFGSSYSTTKLVYLISDFLDDQFSERISIHGSFVDVYGVGMLFVGKSGIGKSEVALDLVERGHRLVADDVVIFTKKGEGILMGAGTDLIKHFMELRGVGIVDVRSMFGIRAIRFQKRLELVIEMEVWDEKGHYTRTGLDDSVINISEVEIPYIKLPIVPGKNLTVIAEVIALNYLLKHYGYDAAKELQKNLTDEITKKKRESNRVVDYFEHDFE, from the coding sequence ATGATCACCATCAACAAAAAAAATATATCACGTAAAGAAAATATTACGGTAGAGTTTTTTTGTAAACATGTAGAAAAGCAATTTAAACTAAAGTTGTTAGGTGATCGTGTTGGAATGGAACGTTTAATAACCGATCAAAATTTACACAGACCCGGCTTGGCTTTAGCCGGGTTTGTTGATTTATTTTCATTCAATCGTGTTCAAATATTTGGAAATACTGAGGTAAGATATCTTAAACAACTTGATTCTGATCAGAGGAAATTTAGTTTAGAGAGAATCTTCCAATTTGAAATACCTTGTCTAATTTTTACAAACGGAAATAAACCTCCCGAAGAAGTTATAGAACTTGCAAATAAACATAAGATTGCAGTTTTCGGTTCAAGTTATTCAACTACTAAATTAGTTTATCTAATAAGTGATTTTTTAGATGACCAATTTTCTGAAAGGATATCAATCCACGGTTCTTTTGTTGATGTGTACGGAGTTGGTATGCTATTCGTTGGGAAATCCGGAATAGGGAAGAGTGAAGTTGCTCTTGATCTAGTTGAGCGTGGTCACAGATTGGTCGCAGATGATGTTGTAATCTTCACAAAGAAAGGTGAAGGTATCTTGATGGGAGCTGGCACTGATTTGATTAAGCACTTTATGGAATTGCGCGGTGTTGGAATTGTAGATGTGCGAAGCATGTTTGGTATTCGAGCAATAAGATTTCAGAAACGTCTTGAACTCGTGATTGAAATGGAAGTCTGGGATGAAAAAGGACATTACACCAGAACCGGTTTAGATGATAGTGTTATAAATATATCTGAAGTAGAAATTCCTTATATAAAACTTCCGATTGTTCCCGGTAAAAATTTAACTGTGATTGCTGAAGTGATTGCGTTGAATTATTTACTAAAACATTACGGATATGACGCAGCCAAAGAATTACAAAAGAATTTAACTGACGAAATAACTAAGAAAAAAAGAGAAAGTAACAGAGTAGTTGACTATTTTGAGCATGATTTTGAATAA
- a CDS encoding M23 family metallopeptidase — protein sequence MFFSIVSSFLVFSGYFIVNEILNPDLEVKALQKKNRNLQTQLNELINKYQNFDTQLEGLIAQSNDLRLRVNLEPLADEDRKFGIGGSVFEEYIPSNSIEFDNLLRGLNSYVDEINTKLQLEKNNYSEIETTLELNEKLFESIPAIIPTTGRVSDSYGMRMHPILKIRRMHPGLDIVANIGTPVYAPGGGVVTFSGRRGGYGLTLEIDHGFGYQTVYAHLSSINVKKGQKLKRGDLIAETGNSGKLSTGPHLHYEVRHNGIALNPSNFMYDDVDLFEVVSN from the coding sequence ATGTTTTTTTCGATAGTTTCTTCATTTCTAGTCTTTAGCGGATATTTCATCGTAAATGAGATATTGAATCCGGATTTAGAAGTAAAAGCACTTCAAAAGAAAAATCGTAATCTTCAAACACAATTAAACGAGTTGATAAATAAGTATCAAAATTTTGATACACAATTAGAAGGTTTGATTGCGCAAAGTAACGATTTACGTTTGAGAGTTAACCTAGAACCACTTGCCGATGAAGATAGAAAGTTTGGAATTGGCGGTAGTGTATTTGAAGAATACATCCCAAGCAATTCCATCGAATTTGATAATTTACTCCGTGGATTGAATTCCTACGTTGATGAGATCAATACTAAACTTCAATTGGAAAAAAATAATTATTCCGAAATTGAAACCACTTTAGAACTCAATGAAAAATTATTTGAATCAATACCAGCTATAATTCCAACCACAGGTAGAGTTAGTGATAGTTATGGAATGCGGATGCACCCGATTCTAAAAATTAGAAGAATGCATCCTGGTCTGGATATAGTGGCAAACATCGGAACACCTGTTTATGCTCCTGGTGGTGGTGTTGTAACATTTAGCGGTAGAAGGGGCGGATATGGTCTTACCCTGGAAATAGATCATGGATTTGGTTACCAAACTGTGTATGCCCATTTATCAAGTATAAATGTTAAGAAGGGGCAAAAATTAAAACGTGGTGATCTGATCGCTGAAACCGGTAATTCCGGAAAGTTATCAACCGGTCCTCACTTACATTATGAAGTACGACATAATGGAATAGCTTTGAATCCGTCAAATTTCATGTATGATGACGTAGATCTATTCGAAGTTGTTTCCAACTAA
- a CDS encoding DUF2795 domain-containing protein: MIWTVELASYLDDAPWPATKEELIDYAERIGAPLEVVENLNELEDNEEPYESIEDIWPDYPSDEDFFYSDDDDFN; the protein is encoded by the coding sequence ATGATATGGACGGTTGAATTAGCCTCTTATTTAGATGACGCACCTTGGCCTGCTACAAAAGAAGAGCTAATTGACTACGCTGAGCGAATTGGCGCTCCTTTAGAAGTTGTTGAAAATCTGAATGAATTAGAAGATAACGAAGAACCCTATGAATCAATTGAAGATATTTGGCCTGACTATCCCAGTGATGAGGACTTCTTTTATTCGGATGATG